A genomic region of Ochotona princeps isolate mOchPri1 chromosome 17, mOchPri1.hap1, whole genome shotgun sequence contains the following coding sequences:
- the ACBD4 gene encoding acyl-CoA-binding domain-containing protein 4 isoform X2, with translation MGTKDEDPGPDYHKQFHAAVSVIQNLPKNGSYRPSYEEMLRFYSYYKQATMGPCAVPRPGFWDPIGRYKWDAWNSLGKMSREEAMAAYIAEMKLVAQKVIDTVPLGDMAEDMFGYFEPLYQVIPDMPRPPDTFLRRVAGRKEQVLNGEVGAVSVSPAPPKEPAPPGPEARSPGDLDPEIFCDSLEQLEQLEQLEPELVCRELKGAIGGEDSAATALKHSLDTTREQEGLGGTLLGPQELDSWLVGTVRALQENMRDVQGRLQSLEHLPLAPEQRSRPRARPWPLRLSAPTLLFFLLWPFVVQWLYRQFRTLKR, from the exons ATGGGCACCAAAGACGAGGACCCGGGGCCGGACTACCATAAGCAGTTCCACGCTGCTGTCAGTGTCATTCAGAACCTGCCAAAGAACG GCTCTTACCGCCCATCCTATGAGGAGATGCTGAGATTCTACAGCTACTACAAGCAGGCTACCATGGGTCCCTGTGCAGTCCCCCGGCCTGGGTTCTGGGACCCCATTGGACGATACAAGTG GGATGCCTGGAACAGCCTGGGCAAGATGAGCCGGGAGGAGGCCATGGCCGCCTACATCGCTGAGATGAAGCTGGTGGCCCAGAAG GTGATAGACACTGTGCCCCTGGGCGACATGGCAGAGGACATGTTTGGCTACTTCGAGCCCCTGTACCAAGTGATCCCCGATATGCCAAGGCCGCCAGACACCTTTCTTAGAAGAGTCGCAG GCCGGAAGGAGCAGGTCCTAAATGGAGAGGTGGGGGCTGTCTCAGTGTCTCCTGCCCCACCCAAGGAACCAGCACCTCCAGGCCCAG AGGCTCGGTCACCCGGAGACCTGGACCCTGAGATCTTCTGTGACTCCCTGgaacagctggagcagctggagcagctggagcctgAGCTG GTGTGCCGGGAGCTGAAGGGAGCCATTGGAGGAGAGGACAGCGCTGCCACCGCCCTGAAACACAGCCTGGATACCACCAGAGAGCAAG AGGGGCTGGGGGGCACCctgctggggccccaggagcTGGACTCATGGCTGGTGGGGACAGTACGAGCACTGCAGGAGAACATGCGGGACGTCCAGGGCAGGCTGCAGAGCCTGGAGCACTTGCCCCTGGCCCCGGAGCAG aggtcccggCCCAGGGCTCGCCCGTGGCCCCTGAGGCTCTCAGCTCCCACGCTGCTATTCTTCCTCCTGTGGCCCTTCGTCGTCCAGTGGCTCTACCGACAGTTTCGAACTCTGAAAAGGTGA
- the ACBD4 gene encoding acyl-CoA-binding domain-containing protein 4 isoform X1, with product MGTKDEDPGPDYHKQFHAAVSVIQNLPKNGSYRPSYEEMLRFYSYYKQATMGPCAVPRPGFWDPIGRYKWDAWNSLGKMSREEAMAAYIAEMKLVAQKVIDTVPLGDMAEDMFGYFEPLYQVIPDMPRPPDTFLRRVAGRKEQVLNGEVGAVSVSPAPPKEPAPPGPEARSPGDLDPEIFCDSLEQLEQLEQLEPELVCRELKGAIGGEDSAATALKHSLDTTREQEGLGGTLLGPQELDSWLVGTVRALQENMRDVQGRLQSLEHLPLAPEQQRSRPRARPWPLRLSAPTLLFFLLWPFVVQWLYRQFRTLKR from the exons ATGGGCACCAAAGACGAGGACCCGGGGCCGGACTACCATAAGCAGTTCCACGCTGCTGTCAGTGTCATTCAGAACCTGCCAAAGAACG GCTCTTACCGCCCATCCTATGAGGAGATGCTGAGATTCTACAGCTACTACAAGCAGGCTACCATGGGTCCCTGTGCAGTCCCCCGGCCTGGGTTCTGGGACCCCATTGGACGATACAAGTG GGATGCCTGGAACAGCCTGGGCAAGATGAGCCGGGAGGAGGCCATGGCCGCCTACATCGCTGAGATGAAGCTGGTGGCCCAGAAG GTGATAGACACTGTGCCCCTGGGCGACATGGCAGAGGACATGTTTGGCTACTTCGAGCCCCTGTACCAAGTGATCCCCGATATGCCAAGGCCGCCAGACACCTTTCTTAGAAGAGTCGCAG GCCGGAAGGAGCAGGTCCTAAATGGAGAGGTGGGGGCTGTCTCAGTGTCTCCTGCCCCACCCAAGGAACCAGCACCTCCAGGCCCAG AGGCTCGGTCACCCGGAGACCTGGACCCTGAGATCTTCTGTGACTCCCTGgaacagctggagcagctggagcagctggagcctgAGCTG GTGTGCCGGGAGCTGAAGGGAGCCATTGGAGGAGAGGACAGCGCTGCCACCGCCCTGAAACACAGCCTGGATACCACCAGAGAGCAAG AGGGGCTGGGGGGCACCctgctggggccccaggagcTGGACTCATGGCTGGTGGGGACAGTACGAGCACTGCAGGAGAACATGCGGGACGTCCAGGGCAGGCTGCAGAGCCTGGAGCACTTGCCCCTGGCCCCGGAGCAG cagaggtcccggCCCAGGGCTCGCCCGTGGCCCCTGAGGCTCTCAGCTCCCACGCTGCTATTCTTCCTCCTGTGGCCCTTCGTCGTCCAGTGGCTCTACCGACAGTTTCGAACTCTGAAAAGGTGA
- the PLCD3 gene encoding 1-phosphatidylinositol 4,5-bisphosphate phosphodiesterase delta-3 isoform X2 — MLCGPWRRCRGRPEEPLKSARVAAPLELPPSSPECGARRPGLRALKKMGLTEDEDVRAMLRGSRLCKIRSRTWHKERLYRLQEDGLSVWFQRRIPRAPSKHIFFVQHIEAVREGHQSEGLRRFGAGFAPARCLTIAFKGRRKNLDLAAPTAEEAQRWVRGLAKLRARLDAMNQRERLDHWIHCYLHRADSDQDSKMSFKEIKSLLRMVNVDMNDMYAYRLFKECDHSNNERLEGAEIEEFLRRLLKRPELEELFHRYSGEDRVLSAPELLEFLQDQGEAGASLARAQQLIQTYELNETAKQHELMTLDGFMMYLLSPEGAALDTAHTCVFQDMDQPLTHYFISSSHNTYLTDSQIGGPSSTEAYVRAFAQGCRCVELDCWEGPGGEPIIYHGHTLTSKILFRDVVQAVRDHAFTLSPYPVILSLENHCGLEQQAAMARHLRTILGDMLVTQVLDPQNPEALPSPEQLKGRVLVKGKKLPAARSEDGRVLSDREEEEEEEEEEEEAEQRRQTKQISPELSALVVYCCATPLRSLGPGPDPSQPCQVSSLSERKAKKLTREAGNSFVRHNMQQLTRVYPLGLRMNSANYSPQEMWNSGCQLVALNFQTPGYEMDLNAGRFLINGQCGYVLKPTCLRQPDSTFDPECPGPPRTTLTVQVLTAQQLPKLNAEKPNSIVDPLVRVEIHGVPADCARRETSYVLNNGFNPHWGQTLQFQLRAPELALVRFVVEDYDTTSPNDFVGQFTLPLSSLKQGYRHIHLLSKDGASLAPATLFVHVRIQGS, encoded by the exons ATGCTGTGCGGCCCCTGGAGGAGGTGCCGCGGCCGGCCCGAGGAGCCCCTGAAGTCCGCCCGGGTCGCTGCGCCCCTGGAGCTCCCGCCCTCGTCCCCGGAGTGCGGCGCCAGGAGGCCGGGGCTGCGCGCCCTAAAGAAAATGG GCCTGACAGAGGATGAGGATGTGCGCGCCATGCTGCGGGGCTCCCGGCTCTGCAAGATCCGCTCGCGCACGTGGCACAAGGAGAGGCTCTACCGACTGCAAGAGGATGGCCTGAGCGTGTGGTTCCAGCGGCGCATCCCGCGCGCGCCCTCCAAGCACATCT TCTTCGTGCAGCACATTGAAGCTGTCCGCGAGGGCCACCAGTCCGAAGGCCTGCGGCGCTTTGGAGCCGGGTTCGCACCCGCGCGCTGCCTCACTATCGCCTTCAAGGGCCGCCGCAAGAACCTGGACCTGGCAGCCCCCACGGCCGAGGAGGCACAGCGCTGGGTGCGTGGCCTGGCCAAGTTGCGCGCACGCCTGGACGCCATGAACCAACGGGAGCGGCTCGACCA CTGGATCCACTGCTACTTGCACCGGGCTGATTCGGACCAGGACAGTAAGATGAGCTTCAAGGAGATCAAGAGCCTGCTTCGGATGGTGAACGTGGACATGAATGACATGTATGCCTACCGCCTCTTCAAG GAGTGCGACCATTCCAACAATGAGAGGCTGGAGGGGGCAGAGATTGAAGAGTTCCTGCGGCGGTTGCTGAAGCGCCCGGAGCTGGAGGAGCTGTTCCACCGGTACTCAGGAGAGGACCGCGTGCTTAGTGCCCCAGAGCTGCTGGAGTTCCTGCAGGACCAGGGTGAGGCCGGCGCCAGCCTGGCCCGTGCCCAGCAGCTCATCCAGACTTATGAGCTCAATGAGACAG CCAAGCAGCATGAGCTGATGACGCTGGACGGCTTCATGATGTACCTGCTGTCACCTGAGGGGGCTGCCCTGGACACCGCCCACACCTGTGTGTTCCAAGACATGGACCAGCCCCTCACCCATTACTTTATCTCCTCCTCCCATAACACCTATCTGACTGACTCCCAGATTGGGGGACCCAGCAGCACAGAGGCCTATGTCAG GGCCTTTGCCCAGGGCTGCCGCTGTGTGGAGCTGGACTGCTGGGAGGGGCCCGGCGGGGAGCCCATCATCTACCACGGCCACACACTCACCTCCAAGATCCTCTTCCGGGATGTGGTCCAAGCCGTGCGTGACCACGCCTTCACG CTGTCCCCGTACCCTGTCATTCTGTCCCTGGAGAACCATTGCGGGCTGGAGCAGCAGGCTGCCATGGCTCGCCACCTCCGCACCATTCTGGGGGACATGCTGGTGACACAGGTTCTGGACCCCCAGAACCCCGAAGCACTGCCATCCCCAGAG CAGCTCAAGGGCCGGGTCCTGGTGAAGGGCAAGAAGCTACCGGCTGCCCGGAGTGAGGATGGGCGGGTTTTATCAGAccgagaagaggaggaggaggaggaagaagaggaggaggaagcagagcagaggaggcag ACCAAGCAGATCTCCCCGGAGCTGTCGGCCCTCGTTGTATACTGCTGCGCCACCCCCCTGCGGAGCCTCGGCCCTGGCCCCGACCCCTCTCAGCCCTGCCAGGTCAGCTCCCTCAGTGAACGCAAGGCCAAGAAGCTCACCAGGGAGGCAG GAAACAGTTTCGTGAGGCATAACATGCAGCAGCTGACCCGTGTGTACCCACTGGGCCTGCGGATGAACTCGGCCAACTACAGCCCCCAGGAGATGTGGAACTCGGGGTGCCAGCTGG TGGCCTTGAACTTCCAGACACCAGGCTACGAGATGGACCTCAATGCCGGGCGCTTCCTCATCAACGGTCAGTGTGGCTACGTCCTGAAGCCCACCTGCCTGCGGCAGCCTGACTCAACCTTTGACCCTGAGTGTCCTGGGCCCCCCAGGACCACCCTCACAGTCCAG GTGCTGACTGCCCAGCAGCTACCTAAGCTGAACGCCGAGAAGCCCAACTCCATAGTGGATCCACTGGTGCGCGTGGAGATCCATGGGGTGCCAGCGGACTGCGCACGCAGGGAGACCAGCTACGTGCTCAACAACG GCTTCAACCCCCACTGGGGGCAGACCCTGCAGTTCCAGCTGCGAGCCCCTGAGCTGGCACTGGTCCGCTTCGTGGTGGAAGACTACGACACTACCTCCCCCAACGACTTTGTGGGCCAATTTACACTGCCACTCAGCAGCCTGAAGCAAG GGTACCGCCACATCCACCTGCTTTCCAAGGATGGAGCATCCCTGGCCCCCGCCACACTCTTTGTCCACGTCCGCATCCAGGGCTCCTAA
- the PLCD3 gene encoding 1-phosphatidylinositol 4,5-bisphosphate phosphodiesterase delta-3 isoform X1 encodes MLCGPWRRCRGRPEEPLKSARVAAPLELPPSSPECGARRPGLRALKKMGLTEDEDVRAMLRGSRLCKIRSRTWHKERLYRLQEDGLSVWFQRRIPRAPSKHIFFVQHIEAVREGHQSEGLRRFGAGFAPARCLTIAFKGRRKNLDLAAPTAEEAQRWVRGLAKLRARLDAMNQRERLDHWIHCYLHRADSDQDSKMSFKEIKSLLRMVNVDMNDMYAYRLFKECDHSNNERLEGAEIEEFLRRLLKRPELEELFHRYSGEDRVLSAPELLEFLQDQGEAGASLARAQQLIQTYELNETAKQHELMTLDGFMMYLLSPEGAALDTAHTCVFQDMDQPLTHYFISSSHNTYLTDSQIGGPSSTEAYVRAFAQGCRCVELDCWEGPGGEPIIYHGHTLTSKILFRDVVQAVRDHAFTLSPYPVILSLENHCGLEQQAAMARHLRTILGDMLVTQVLDPQNPEALPSPEQLKGRVLVKGKKLPAARSEDGRVLSDREEEEEEEEEEEEAEQRRQTKQISPELSALVVYCCATPLRSLGPGPDPSQPCQVSSLSERKAKKLTREAGNSFVRHNMQQLTRVYPLGLRMNSANYSPQEMWNSGCQLVALNFQTPGYEMDLNAGRFLINGQCGYVLKPTCLRQPDSTFDPECPGPPRTTLTVQVLTAQQLPKLNAEKPNSIVDPLVRVEIHGVPADCARRETSYVLNNGFNPHWGQTLQFQLRAPELALVRFVVEDYDTTSPNDFVGQFTLPLSSLKQGFIGLGWRSKGLLGQNQDKQQLPADFRGVQGPCWDGTADPRSRLPGEAARLWEEKTETLEPVPSAVTTPAAESNTDVLICP; translated from the exons ATGCTGTGCGGCCCCTGGAGGAGGTGCCGCGGCCGGCCCGAGGAGCCCCTGAAGTCCGCCCGGGTCGCTGCGCCCCTGGAGCTCCCGCCCTCGTCCCCGGAGTGCGGCGCCAGGAGGCCGGGGCTGCGCGCCCTAAAGAAAATGG GCCTGACAGAGGATGAGGATGTGCGCGCCATGCTGCGGGGCTCCCGGCTCTGCAAGATCCGCTCGCGCACGTGGCACAAGGAGAGGCTCTACCGACTGCAAGAGGATGGCCTGAGCGTGTGGTTCCAGCGGCGCATCCCGCGCGCGCCCTCCAAGCACATCT TCTTCGTGCAGCACATTGAAGCTGTCCGCGAGGGCCACCAGTCCGAAGGCCTGCGGCGCTTTGGAGCCGGGTTCGCACCCGCGCGCTGCCTCACTATCGCCTTCAAGGGCCGCCGCAAGAACCTGGACCTGGCAGCCCCCACGGCCGAGGAGGCACAGCGCTGGGTGCGTGGCCTGGCCAAGTTGCGCGCACGCCTGGACGCCATGAACCAACGGGAGCGGCTCGACCA CTGGATCCACTGCTACTTGCACCGGGCTGATTCGGACCAGGACAGTAAGATGAGCTTCAAGGAGATCAAGAGCCTGCTTCGGATGGTGAACGTGGACATGAATGACATGTATGCCTACCGCCTCTTCAAG GAGTGCGACCATTCCAACAATGAGAGGCTGGAGGGGGCAGAGATTGAAGAGTTCCTGCGGCGGTTGCTGAAGCGCCCGGAGCTGGAGGAGCTGTTCCACCGGTACTCAGGAGAGGACCGCGTGCTTAGTGCCCCAGAGCTGCTGGAGTTCCTGCAGGACCAGGGTGAGGCCGGCGCCAGCCTGGCCCGTGCCCAGCAGCTCATCCAGACTTATGAGCTCAATGAGACAG CCAAGCAGCATGAGCTGATGACGCTGGACGGCTTCATGATGTACCTGCTGTCACCTGAGGGGGCTGCCCTGGACACCGCCCACACCTGTGTGTTCCAAGACATGGACCAGCCCCTCACCCATTACTTTATCTCCTCCTCCCATAACACCTATCTGACTGACTCCCAGATTGGGGGACCCAGCAGCACAGAGGCCTATGTCAG GGCCTTTGCCCAGGGCTGCCGCTGTGTGGAGCTGGACTGCTGGGAGGGGCCCGGCGGGGAGCCCATCATCTACCACGGCCACACACTCACCTCCAAGATCCTCTTCCGGGATGTGGTCCAAGCCGTGCGTGACCACGCCTTCACG CTGTCCCCGTACCCTGTCATTCTGTCCCTGGAGAACCATTGCGGGCTGGAGCAGCAGGCTGCCATGGCTCGCCACCTCCGCACCATTCTGGGGGACATGCTGGTGACACAGGTTCTGGACCCCCAGAACCCCGAAGCACTGCCATCCCCAGAG CAGCTCAAGGGCCGGGTCCTGGTGAAGGGCAAGAAGCTACCGGCTGCCCGGAGTGAGGATGGGCGGGTTTTATCAGAccgagaagaggaggaggaggaggaagaagaggaggaggaagcagagcagaggaggcag ACCAAGCAGATCTCCCCGGAGCTGTCGGCCCTCGTTGTATACTGCTGCGCCACCCCCCTGCGGAGCCTCGGCCCTGGCCCCGACCCCTCTCAGCCCTGCCAGGTCAGCTCCCTCAGTGAACGCAAGGCCAAGAAGCTCACCAGGGAGGCAG GAAACAGTTTCGTGAGGCATAACATGCAGCAGCTGACCCGTGTGTACCCACTGGGCCTGCGGATGAACTCGGCCAACTACAGCCCCCAGGAGATGTGGAACTCGGGGTGCCAGCTGG TGGCCTTGAACTTCCAGACACCAGGCTACGAGATGGACCTCAATGCCGGGCGCTTCCTCATCAACGGTCAGTGTGGCTACGTCCTGAAGCCCACCTGCCTGCGGCAGCCTGACTCAACCTTTGACCCTGAGTGTCCTGGGCCCCCCAGGACCACCCTCACAGTCCAG GTGCTGACTGCCCAGCAGCTACCTAAGCTGAACGCCGAGAAGCCCAACTCCATAGTGGATCCACTGGTGCGCGTGGAGATCCATGGGGTGCCAGCGGACTGCGCACGCAGGGAGACCAGCTACGTGCTCAACAACG GCTTCAACCCCCACTGGGGGCAGACCCTGCAGTTCCAGCTGCGAGCCCCTGAGCTGGCACTGGTCCGCTTCGTGGTGGAAGACTACGACACTACCTCCCCCAACGACTTTGTGGGCCAATTTACACTGCCACTCAGCAGCCTGAAGCAAG GTTTCATAGGGCTTGGGTGGAGAAGCAAGGGGCTGTTGGGACAAAACCAAGACAAGCAGCAGCTCCCAGCTGACTTCCGGGGAGTTCAGGGCCCCTGCTGGGACGGAACAGCAGATCCAAGGAGCAGGCTG CCAGGGGAAGCGGCTCGGCTGtgggaagagaagacagagacactGGAGCCTGTCCCCTCCGCTGTCACCACACCAGCTGCTGAGAGCAACACTGATGTGCTGATCTGTCCCTGA